One region of candidate division KSB1 bacterium genomic DNA includes:
- a CDS encoding amino acid carrier protein → MTSFLEGLLHGSQTLADFMWGNWMIALLVGTGVLLTVMTRGIQVRKFFLSLKFALSGASKKSDVHAKQGDISPFAALMTALAATVGNGNIAGVATAIATGGPGAPFWMWVSALFGMATKYAEGFLGVKYRKVAEDGSMAGGPMYYCRYGIKWQPLAKVLGMVFAVCGAFTALFGTGNMMQSNSMALAFKTQFHVPTLVSAVVITVLVGLVILGGIKRIGAVAERLVPTMILFYLAGAAIILIAKASAIDDAFALIFRSAFSLRAAGGALIGTTLQKAISLGVRRGVLSNEAGLGSAAIAQAAAKSPDPTYNGLVAMTGVFIDTLLVNTLTTLTIVVTGVWMLTPAAGVELLREGTRLTPDLVAALPHTARELAGRIGYDLANGGLSSTALTTTAFNSVIPFGGWIVALGSFLFGYTTLIGWAYYGEQCIEYIWGLKSTTPYRLVYIVLLFLGALMTGKYLNIVWYVGDTANAIMAFPNLIGLLLLSGVVAKVTKYHFLEQMER, encoded by the coding sequence ATGACCTCCTTTCTTGAAGGGCTCTTACACGGCTCGCAGACCCTGGCGGACTTTATGTGGGGCAACTGGATGATCGCGCTCTTGGTGGGCACCGGCGTGCTGCTGACGGTGATGACGCGCGGCATCCAGGTACGCAAGTTCTTTTTATCGCTAAAGTTCGCTCTGAGTGGGGCCTCCAAAAAGAGTGACGTCCACGCCAAGCAGGGCGACATCTCGCCTTTTGCGGCACTGATGACTGCCCTTGCAGCTACGGTTGGTAATGGGAACATCGCCGGCGTGGCGACGGCAATTGCCACCGGCGGACCCGGTGCACCCTTTTGGATGTGGGTCTCGGCTCTATTCGGGATGGCCACGAAATACGCAGAAGGCTTTCTGGGGGTCAAGTACCGCAAGGTCGCCGAAGATGGCTCCATGGCCGGTGGGCCTATGTACTACTGCCGCTATGGCATTAAGTGGCAGCCACTGGCGAAGGTGTTGGGCATGGTGTTCGCCGTCTGCGGGGCCTTTACGGCGCTCTTTGGCACCGGCAACATGATGCAGTCCAACTCGATGGCGCTGGCGTTCAAGACCCAGTTCCATGTGCCGACACTTGTGAGCGCGGTGGTCATCACCGTTCTCGTGGGCTTGGTCATCCTGGGCGGCATCAAACGCATCGGGGCAGTGGCGGAACGCCTGGTGCCTACGATGATTCTGTTCTATCTGGCGGGTGCGGCTATCATCCTGATTGCCAAAGCGTCGGCCATCGATGATGCCTTCGCTCTCATATTCCGCTCGGCCTTCTCTCTCCGCGCAGCGGGGGGCGCATTGATCGGCACCACGCTGCAGAAAGCGATCAGCCTCGGTGTGCGGCGCGGTGTCCTGTCCAACGAGGCAGGTTTGGGGTCTGCGGCCATCGCCCAGGCTGCGGCCAAGTCCCCTGACCCAACCTACAACGGCTTGGTCGCCATGACGGGCGTGTTCATCGACACCTTGTTGGTCAACACCCTGACCACCCTGACGATCGTGGTCACCGGCGTGTGGATGCTCACGCCAGCTGCAGGGGTGGAGCTCCTGCGTGAGGGCACGCGTTTGACGCCAGACCTGGTTGCTGCGCTGCCCCACACCGCCAGGGAGCTGGCCGGGCGCATCGGCTACGATCTGGCCAACGGCGGGCTGTCCAGCACCGCCCTCACCACTACCGCCTTCAATTCGGTCATCCCCTTCGGTGGATGGATTGTCGCCCTCGGCTCGTTTCTCTTTGGCTACACCACGCTCATCGGCTGGGCCTACTACGGTGAGCAGTGCATCGAGTACATCTGGGGCCTCAAGTCTACTACCCCCTATAGGCTCGTGTACATCGTGCTCCTCTTCCTTGGGGCCCTCATGACCGGCAAATACTTGAACATCGTCTGGTACGTGGGCGATACGGCCAATGCGATTATGGCGTTCCCTAATTTGATTGGCCTGCTTCTGCTGTCCGGCGTGGTGGCAAAGGTGACAAAATACCATTTTTTGGAGCAGATGGAGCGCTGA
- a CDS encoding radical SAM protein, which translates to MTAGGRPRILTPSPIAVRELCCKSALTPSRIPGIDYALNPYVGCAHGCRYCYADFMRRFTGHSEAWGTFVDVRVNAPQKLAKELERTKPGVVSLSTVTDPYQPLEARYRLTRACLEILARWPFQVSILTKSPLVTRDIDVLRSIEECEVGLTITTDDEHEQVRRLFEPRAPNIVARLNALSRLKKAGLTTYAFVGPALPMNPHRLASLLQGLVDEVLVDRMNYAHKVVSIYRRHGLMRFLSEEYFAEVQEALSGVGVW; encoded by the coding sequence ATGACAGCCGGAGGGAGGCCCAGAATTCTGACGCCTTCACCCATCGCGGTGCGGGAGCTCTGCTGCAAATCAGCGCTGACCCCATCGCGCATCCCGGGCATCGATTATGCACTGAACCCCTACGTGGGATGCGCGCATGGCTGCCGCTACTGCTACGCGGATTTTATGCGTCGCTTCACCGGGCACAGCGAGGCCTGGGGCACCTTTGTGGACGTGCGCGTAAATGCTCCGCAGAAATTGGCCAAGGAGCTGGAACGTACCAAGCCGGGGGTGGTATCTCTGAGCACCGTGACCGACCCATACCAGCCCCTGGAGGCGCGCTACCGCCTTACTCGCGCCTGCCTCGAGATCCTTGCGCGGTGGCCCTTTCAGGTGTCCATCCTCACCAAGTCCCCTTTGGTCACCCGCGACATCGACGTGCTACGCTCCATCGAAGAATGCGAGGTGGGGCTCACCATCACGACCGATGACGAGCATGAGCAGGTGCGCAGGCTGTTCGAGCCGCGCGCTCCAAACATTGTTGCGCGTCTTAACGCTCTCAGCAGGCTCAAGAAGGCTGGCCTGACCACCTATGCCTTCGTGGGGCCGGCGTTGCCCATGAACCCTCATCGGCTGGCAAGCCTGCTCCAAGGGCTGGTGGATGAAGTACTGGTGGACAGGATGAACTACGCCCACAAGGTGGTGTCGATCTACCGCCGTCACGGGCTGATGCGGTTTCTTTCTGAGGAGTATTTTGCTGAGGTACAAGAGGCCCTTTCCGGGGTTGGGGTTTGGTGA